In one Scomber japonicus isolate fScoJap1 chromosome 6, fScoJap1.pri, whole genome shotgun sequence genomic region, the following are encoded:
- the sst1.2 gene encoding somatostatin 1.2, whose translation MQCVQCPALLVVVALVLGVSSQPSRDQDQYQNQDQDQDLDLELRHHRLLQRARSAGLLSQEWSKRAVEDLLAQMSLPDPQRESELVSMETGRMNLERSVDPPNSLPPRERKAGCKNFYWKGITSC comes from the exons ATGCAGTGCGTTCAGTGTCCAGCTCTCTTGGTGGTGGTGGCGTTGGTTCTGGGTGTTTCCTCGCAGCCCAGCAGAGACCAGGACCAGTaccagaaccaggaccaggaccaggacctggacctggagCTGCGTCACCACCGGCTGCTCCAACGGGCTCGCAGCGCCGGCCTCCTGTCGCAG GAGTGGAGTAAGCGTGCAGTGGAGGACCTCCTGGCCCAGATGTCCCTCCCAGACCCCCAGCGGGAGTCTGAGCTGGTTTCCATGGAGACAGGAAGGATGAACCTGGAGCGGTCCGTCGACCCCCCCAACAGCCTACCCCCCCGAGAGAGGAAGGCCGGCTGCAAGAACTTCTACTGGAAgggcatcacttcctgttag